The genomic window AATATTTAGTGGCTTTTCCTGGTATTTAACTATCCTTATTtgtatttggaaatatttttttgacttttcaagTCTATGtatttattactaaaatttaagtTGCTTTACATATTCCTCTATATTTACAGCAacttaaacacacatacatgtgtatgtacacatatttgcgaaattcataaacaaaagtacatacagtgcgctcgggaaaacgtcaactaattaaaaccacgagtgttgacgtttaacaaattgttgacgtttatgaatgtagaaacttgtaataaaaaaacatattgatagtgtgctttaaacgtttttattgactataaccttaaactaaacataaacaaatacaaaaaaagaacaaaaaaggctttcagcctaactaaaactaaaggaacgcatttcaaaagagatcacatttcacatacatacttatgcatctaaaaaaaatcggttatttttttctgttgttttttcctttccaatacttggaggagagctttctctcgtaaacgtcttaatacatttaggtcattttgctcaacaatctcgcattgagcccaatccaaagcccggttaaatatttcgacagcttcgtttggttttattgtcttttttaaaagaaaatctgttacctaaaattagaaaatcttagctattaaaagcgatatttttctgtagcagaacaaatattaacctgtggcacaaaggatttgtgaaaccaatcgtagaaaatagctgatgtcatcgatgaggacttggaactcttgtactcagttgggcagttaaaatttttgaaaatgcgtggattttttgccttcccaatcaccaacaatctaagcttatgatttccggaagcattagcacaacataaaaaagtaacgcgttgtttttctgtctttacgcccggagcagtttttttcttttcagacttttctggcaaaattttccaaaataagccagactcatcagcattgtacaattgatcatggcaaagacccatttcttcaattttttgtttaagtttgattttaaatggttcgaccagcaaaggctgtgaagatagtttttctccagttattttaagcaggcgaactccatatctttttttaaaaccttgcaaccatccatcacttgcgttaaaataacattccttttcttttatttttagatgaatctctttagccttttgtttgagcgctaatgcattaaccggataatgcttttctctctgctttacaaaccattgatacaggcgcttttccattttcggcaactctgatgctcttaatgtctttctttttctctggccggaaagcgtattattgacacagtcaaaaattttattttttttcatttttatcttgctaattgttgatattgagataccatattgttttgccaaagctaccgcacttgcacccttttctaataaatccaaaatatttaccttttcttgtaatttaagcactttcggttgttttgaacacattttggtaATGTGGTACTTACGAGAACGAAAAATCAACTGAATATAAAAAGACAACACATtgagatggaattttttttctattctatatacataaatatgtatgtacttaaatataaggggaatacccgaattctgaactaatttcatgaaataaatgtgtgtgtgtgatcaaaactgtgtattttaactgttgcttaattcaaaattttgatttatttaaagttgacgttttagagctttgtggtttggttgacgttttagagtagacaatgtaaaaaattaagggttgacgttttgggatgttgacgtaaactagtgttgacgttttcccgagtgcactgtatttgatTTTGGAAGATTTTGCTCATGCCACATATAAGAGGGTTCTCAGAGATAGATGAATTATGTAGCGGATATTCAGCATAACATAATTAACTGAATTACATactaaagaaatgcattttattttacttgaccAACAGATGACCTTGGCGTATTTATAGTTGTCAAATTGGTATACGATGCCAACTTTATAATGCGGTTCAGGATATAACGCGTTAATGGCAGTGGAAGTgttaagtgtgtttttttttgttaagaactTTTCTAATATTATTCAAACAGGACAAAGTGGAACTGCTAAGGAAATGCTAGCGATCCCATGTCTAAAACTGCAGTTCATAATCAAGTGTGAAGGTCTCAAAACTCCTACTTGTTAACTGCTACTGAACCTGTCCACTTAGAACAGTTAACAAGAAACAAATGACAACTTCTTCAGTTATACAGGTACATTAAAGAAAAATGGTAGCGAACCATATTCCCAGTGGTGAGATCTTGTTAGAAGGCAGTACATAAGGAGTGTCCTGACTAGGTCAAATGATAGTAGTACGCCGTACTGTAAAATACATTTGGAATATCAtctctttaaactattttttttttacttttgatggACCAACCTTTAAacccatgcatacatacttgcatgtatgtatgtgtatatgtattttagtattatattatataattttctactcaaacaagaaatttttgaataaattcggaattgttattaaaacacattacatttaaaaatactatTGCATT from Anastrepha ludens isolate Willacy chromosome 5, idAnaLude1.1, whole genome shotgun sequence includes these protein-coding regions:
- the LOC128864399 gene encoding jerky protein homolog-like — its product is MKKNKIFDCVNNTLSGQRKRKTLRASELPKMEKRLYQWFVKQREKHYPVNALALKQKAKEIHLKIKEKECYFNASDGWLQGFKKRYGVRLLKITGEKLSSQPLLVEPFKIKLKQKIEEMGLCHDQLYNADESGLFWKILPEKSEKKKTAPGVKTEKQRVTFLCCANASGNHKLRLLVIGKAKNPRIFKNFNCPTEYKSSKSSSMTSAIFYDWFHKSFVPQVTDFLLKKTIKPNEAVEIFNRALDWAQCEIVEQNDLNVLRRLREKALLQVLERKKQQKKITDFF